DNA sequence from the Vibrio ishigakensis genome:
AAGTGATATTACCGCACAAGACATTTCCCATGTAACTTTTTTAGAAACTGAATCGCTGAAAAGAGTTAGCGAAAAGGCTGGAAACGAATTCGGTGTAATGGTGTTTTCTAAACAACAGTTTTTTGTCACCCATCCCGGCATGTCAGTTTTAGAAGATTGCTTTGTAGAGTACTTCCCCGCAACTAGCCCGACTCTATCTGCAGAGATAAATGTAGTGGTTTCAGGTTGCTAATTAGTCCTGGTTGAACAACAAGATGATCGTTCCACCACTCAGCGAACTTCCGTAGTTGAGGTTTATTCCGATCCCGATGTTGTCCACATAGTCTCTAAGAAATGGCGGTGATACCAGCCAGCCGATACTCGCTTCCCAGTACTCATGGGTATTTAACGACTCTTTCAGGTCGCCATTGATATTAATATGTCGAACGCTCGAAAACAGGGTTTGACCATAACCACCCCAATGGGTGATGTCATAGAAACCTTTTATGCCATTTATCCAATACAAACCTTCAGGGTTACCAATGTCACCATCATTGCCCTGACCGCCTCCGTAGCCATAAAAGTAATTGAGGTCTGAGAATGCTTCCCAGCGCCCCCAACTTTGAGGATGCTTATAATGAAGATTTAAGTTTGGCTGAAAAGTCTGTGCCCAAGCCGAAGTATTGAAGATATTTCCTTCTACTATATCTCTGGTCTGCTCCGAGAACTGCGTTCTGTAAGTAAAATCATTCTCCAGATACATCACGTTGGTACCTATACCGGCACCAATACTCCAGTAGTCTGTCCAGGGACGAGTTACTGAGTAATGAGCTGCCAATGTATAGATCTGTTCTTTTAACGTGTCAGAAACAGGCTCATTATTGAAATTAACGTTTTGTTTTTGTCTCAAATAAGAAAAGAGTACCTTTACCCGCTGTTCTAGTACTGAGTTGTCTTCAAACGTAATGGTGGGGAGTTCAAAGGTATAAGGGAGAGTTGTTACACCCAGATCTTTCTTTAGATCAAGCGAGGCTTGATTACCAAAATCATCGCCGATATTAGCAATCTGGTTAGGATCGAAATTCTGGAAGCCCAGTGAAATAGCGTTACTGTCACTGTAGAGAACTGCCGCTGCGAAGTTTGCTTCGAATCCTTTTCGAAAAATATCAATAGCAAATGATGAATAAGAAACCACACTCAGACAGAGTGCTAAAACTGCCTTGTTTCGCACGTTATTTAATCCTTTATACAACTCTTGATTTAATTATTGTCCAGTTATCACTGATTTCTACGCTAATTATTGACTTTAAATCTGGGTTTCATACGATGTCCTTGTAACATCAAATAGGTAAAAATCATGTCAGAAACCCAAGATATCCAAACAATCGACCTAGCCGAAGTATCTAAAGAACTGCGTCAGGTGATCGAGTTTGACGAAGTACCAGAGCAAATGTATCAAATGGTGGTTTCTATCCATGAAACTGCGGAAGAAGAAGTCCGCAAAGCTTGGGATGAACTACCAGCAAGTGCACAAAATGTTGTAGATAGCTTCGAGCAATTCCACGCTCTAACCTCTGTAAGCCAAGCCTTTGCAGGTGTGGGCCTTCTAGAGGAGTTCCCTAACCTAGATCTTCCTGCCGATATGAGCGAAGAAGATACCAACGCATATAAGGCTCAGCTGCTTGATAAAGTACTGTTCAACTGCATCAAAGATATGGTTAAACAGGTTAAAAAAGCACGTCGTGACCCTATCCTAAAGCGCGACTTCAACAGCGTATTCGAGCGCTAATCAATCGCGAGCCTCTCACCCTAGTGGGAGGCTAACTTTTGTTGAGTAAAGCTCACACCCTTGATTTGAGCATAAACCAACTTACCCACCTCTAACTCCAAGTCTGTCGCGGCCCAAACCGTTATCGAAGACTTAATTCTTACATCTGCACTAAGTTCCAACTCTAAAAGGTAAGCGTGTTCGCTCGTGCGATGCATAGCAGATACAGTAACCGGCAAGATATTCCGTATTGAGCTTTGCTCGCTACGTGACAGGGTAACAGATACGTCGCTGGCATTGACTCTAAGGCGCATGTGCTTACCCTGCAGATCGTCAAAGTCTGTATCAGGCACCCATAGCGAGTGCGTATCTACACTGAGTCTGCGCATTGCGTACTGTGAATGCCGCTCACATACCTCGACATTAATAAGTGAGCTTTGCATCTCATTGCCCTTCCACAAGGACAAAGAATCGCTGTTCCATACCTCTTCTACGGTGCCAAACTGAACCAACTTACCTTGCTCGAGCAGTAACAAGTTATCCGCAAGGTTCATTACCTCTTCAAGGCTGTGGGTTACATAAACCACTGGGATATCGATGTTCTGAGCCAGTTTTTGAAGATACTTAAGCACCTCTCTCTTTCGAGGAAGGTCAAGACTTGCTAAAGGCTCATCCATTAACAAAAGCTTAGGGCGCGACAACAAGGCACGCGCTATGCCTACCCTCTGTTTTTCACCACCACTGAGTTGATGTGGTCGAGACTGAATTAGGTGCTGGATATCGAGTAGTTTGAGCAGTTCTTGGTATTCAGAATTGCTCACCTCTGGCGGCCGACCGTAATTAAGGTTCTGCTTTACCGTCATATGTGGGAACAAGCGAGAATCTTGGAACACCACAGCGCATTCTCGCTCCCAAGTAGGGACGTTTACTCTGCTTTTGCTATCAAACAGCTTTTGCTCAAAAAGGGTTATTTCACCTAATTCAGGAGTAAGCAGACCGGCAATCACATTAAGCAATGTGGTTTTACCGCTACCTGAGCGACCAAACACGGCTGTGACACCCTTAGCTGGGATGTTGACTTGAACATCAAATTCTTGAGTATCGAAACTATGGGAGAAATTAACTTTGAGCATCAGCTAAACCCCAAATTTTTCTGCGCACGTCTCGCCAACCACTCACTGATAAAGAGTGAACTTAGGGCAATCACTATGGCTATGATACAAAGGCGCATAGCTTCAAACTCCGCCCCCGGCGTTTCAAGAAAGCTAAACATAGCCAGCGGAATGGTTTGAGTCTCTCCGGGGATATTGGAGACAAAAGTAATGGTCGCCCCAAACTCTCCAAGGCTGCGCGCAAAGGCGAGTAAAAAGCCAGAGATGAGACCAGGTATGGTCAGTGGTAAGGTTATAGTTGTAAACACCTTCCAAGGTCTTGCGCCTAATGTCATAGCCGCTTGCTCAAGTTTAGGGTCGATACCAATGATACTGAGTCGAATGGCTCTTACCATCAACGGGAGTGAAACCACAGCGGAGGCTAAAGCTGCGCCATGCCAATTAAAGGCAAAACTGATCCCGAAAGTGCTATCCAAGAATGCACCGATCGGACCTTGTGTACCGAATAACACAAGTAATAGGTAACCGATCACCACAGGAGGGAGCACCAAAGGAAGGTGCACAAAGCCATCGAGGATGGATTTACCCACGAACTCCTTCTTCGCCAACAGCCAACCCAGTCCGATACCAACAGGCAATAACCCTAAGGATGCCACCAGTGCGACCTTAAGGCTCAGTAACAGTGCTGTCAGTTCGTATTCAGTTAGCACAGGTTCTCCAATTAGTTCGCGGAAGAAAAACCTAGCGCTAGGATCTTCGCGTGCATCTCATCACTTAAAAAATAATTATATACATCAATGACTTCTGCGTCTTGAGATAGTTGGACAATTGGATAAGTAATAGGCTCATGCAGGTCATTAGGAAGCTCAGTGAGAACTTTTACCTTGTCAGATTGCACTGCATCGGTTTTATAAACAATGCCGGCTGGCACTTGACCACGCTCAACCATAGCCAGCGTAGCTCGGGTGTTCTTCATAGGCGCATACTTAAGTTCGCTATAAACGTTAAGTTTCGTTAGTGCCTCTTTCGCATAGATACCCACGGGTACGGTCTTTGGCTCGCCAATGGCTAAGCGCCCTTTTCCTATCAATTCCTGCCAAGTTTCGAGTTTAGCTATATCAGTGACTTTGACATCAGAAGCAGTTGGAGAAACCAACACTAGGCTATTAGAAGCTAGTGTTTGAGATTCTTGTTTTAATTCTAGGTTCTTTTCTACGTAGTCCATCCACAAACTATTGGCAGAGATATAGATATCTGCCGGAGCTTTATGAGTAACTTGGCGGGCAAGAGAGGCAGAACTGCCAAACACGCCCTTGACCTCAATGTCGCCCCCCTTAAAGTGCTGCTGCGCTTGCTGAACCACTTCCGTCATCGACGATGCGGCATAGACATAGACTACCTGTTTGGCACTCGCAAAAGCGCTACACAGAACCGAAAAAATAACTATAAATCTAGACATAAAACTTCAAATTGCAGAAACGAAAAAGGCGCTGACTAGCAGCGCCTATCTATTATAAATCAATTATTTAGTGACTTTTGGTTGAACATATTTGCGACCTACATCTACGATGGCTACGTCGCGAACAAAGCTGCGTCCCAGTAGCACTGGGTAGCTAAGGTGTGAGCGATCCACCAGCGTGAATTCGGTCTTAGCTTTCAGGTCACCAACCTGAATCCATACAGAAACCACTGCTCGACGGTCGGCTTTATCTGTGCTCGATTGCTTGATCTTAGCCCACCGGTCCACAGGAAGGCTGATCTCTTTACCTACCTTGCCGTTAAAAGCAGGCTTGAATTTAACCCACTCTTTGCCATCGCGTTCAAATTGCTTAACCTCAACAGCAGATAGAGATGAGGTTGTTGCACCGGAATCGATTCGTGCGCGAACACTAGATTTAGATTTAGGGAAATACACCCATTCCTTCTCACCTAGGATCAGCATGCCATCTTTAGTCTTTGTTGGTAATGGTGCAGGCTTAGCTTCAGGTGCTTCCTCCTTCACCTCAGGCTCTTCCACTTCTACCACCTCTTCAACACCTTCTTCGGTCTCTTGTTCAAAAGTAGGAGGCGTTGTTACTCCGGTGTTTTCGTCCGGCTTTGGTGCACTGGTACATGCACTAAGAGAGATTGCCGCGATAGCGATTGCCAAATATTTCCAATGTTTCATCCAATCCACCTGGTTGTTTATTTTACGTCGACGATAGCTTGCGCTACATAAGGAAGATCTTGCTCACGAAGGCCCGCAATGTTGATACGACCATCGTTAACACCGTATACAGCGAACTGCTCACGAAGTTTGATCATCTGCTCAGCACTGTAACCCAGCACACTGAACATACCCTTATGTTGTTTGATAAATTCGAATTCATTGCTTCCAGAGCGCTCGGCGAGCTCACGACAAAGACCTTCACGAAGAGAAAGCAGACGAAGACGCATATCTTCTAGTTCACTCACCCAATCTGCTCTTAAGTCATTGTCTAGCAATATAGTTTTAACTATAGACGCTCCGTGCGCAGGAGGCATAGTATAAGTTGAACGAGCCATTTGTAGCAGCTTGCCACGAGCATTTGTTGCATGAGTGGCATTCTGGCCAATCACAATCGCACTGCCGGTACGCTCACGGTAAAGACCGAAGTTTTTAGAACAAGAACTGGTCACTAAAAGCTCAGGAAGATTGGCCGCCATGTGAGACACGCCAAACGCATCTTCAACCAGTCCATCACCAAAGCCCTGATATGCGATATCGATAAAAGGAGTAAAGCCGTTCTTCTGGGCAAGCTCAGTGACGGCTTTCCAACCCTCGATAGGCAGATCCG
Encoded proteins:
- a CDS encoding Solitary outer membrane autotransporter beta-barrel domain, with product MRNKAVLALCLSVVSYSSFAIDIFRKGFEANFAAAVLYSDSNAISLGFQNFDPNQIANIGDDFGNQASLDLKKDLGVTTLPYTFELPTITFEDNSVLEQRVKVLFSYLRQKQNVNFNNEPVSDTLKEQIYTLAAHYSVTRPWTDYWSIGAGIGTNVMYLENDFTYRTQFSEQTRDIVEGNIFNTSAWAQTFQPNLNLHYKHPQSWGRWEAFSDLNYFYGYGGGQGNDGDIGNPEGLYWINGIKGFYDITHWGGYGQTLFSSVRHININGDLKESLNTHEYWEASIGWLVSPPFLRDYVDNIGIGINLNYGSSLSGGTIILLFNQD
- a CDS encoding DUF3069 domain-containing protein — its product is MSETQDIQTIDLAEVSKELRQVIEFDEVPEQMYQMVVSIHETAEEEVRKAWDELPASAQNVVDSFEQFHALTSVSQAFAGVGLLEEFPNLDLPADMSEEDTNAYKAQLLDKVLFNCIKDMVKQVKKARRDPILKRDFNSVFER
- the modC gene encoding molybdenum ABC transporter ATP-binding protein ModC; the protein is MLKVNFSHSFDTQEFDVQVNIPAKGVTAVFGRSGSGKTTLLNVIAGLLTPELGEITLFEQKLFDSKSRVNVPTWERECAVVFQDSRLFPHMTVKQNLNYGRPPEVSNSEYQELLKLLDIQHLIQSRPHQLSGGEKQRVGIARALLSRPKLLLMDEPLASLDLPRKREVLKYLQKLAQNIDIPVVYVTHSLEEVMNLADNLLLLEQGKLVQFGTVEEVWNSDSLSLWKGNEMQSSLINVEVCERHSQYAMRRLSVDTHSLWVPDTDFDDLQGKHMRLRVNASDVSVTLSRSEQSSIRNILPVTVSAMHRTSEHAYLLELELSADVRIKSSITVWAATDLELEVGKLVYAQIKGVSFTQQKLASH
- the modB gene encoding molybdate ABC transporter permease subunit, whose protein sequence is MLTEYELTALLLSLKVALVASLGLLPVGIGLGWLLAKKEFVGKSILDGFVHLPLVLPPVVIGYLLLVLFGTQGPIGAFLDSTFGISFAFNWHGAALASAVVSLPLMVRAIRLSIIGIDPKLEQAAMTLGARPWKVFTTITLPLTIPGLISGFLLAFARSLGEFGATITFVSNIPGETQTIPLAMFSFLETPGAEFEAMRLCIIAIVIALSSLFISEWLARRAQKNLGFS
- the modA gene encoding molybdate ABC transporter substrate-binding protein, whose product is MSRFIVIFSVLCSAFASAKQVVYVYAASSMTEVVQQAQQHFKGGDIEVKGVFGSSASLARQVTHKAPADIYISANSLWMDYVEKNLELKQESQTLASNSLVLVSPTASDVKVTDIAKLETWQELIGKGRLAIGEPKTVPVGIYAKEALTKLNVYSELKYAPMKNTRATLAMVERGQVPAGIVYKTDAVQSDKVKVLTELPNDLHEPITYPIVQLSQDAEVIDVYNYFLSDEMHAKILALGFSSAN
- a CDS encoding ATP-dependent zinc protease family protein, coding for MKHWKYLAIAIAAISLSACTSAPKPDENTGVTTPPTFEQETEEGVEEVVEVEEPEVKEEAPEAKPAPLPTKTKDGMLILGEKEWVYFPKSKSSVRARIDSGATTSSLSAVEVKQFERDGKEWVKFKPAFNGKVGKEISLPVDRWAKIKQSSTDKADRRAVVSVWIQVGDLKAKTEFTLVDRSHLSYPVLLGRSFVRDVAIVDVGRKYVQPKVTK
- a CDS encoding amino acid aminotransferase, with the translated sequence MFANLPSPQQDPILSLSLAYRQDPRQDKVDLGIGVYKNSDGVTPVMRAVLNAQQKMLDEQTTKAYVGMAGDEEFNAEALKLLVTDQSIIERSTSVQTPGASGGLRMLAELIAFSEPGATVWLSNPSYVNHQPVMEAAGLKVKHYRYFDVNTKQVDVSAMLSDLSQASSKDVVLLHGCCHNPTGADLPIEGWKAVTELAQKNGFTPFIDIAYQGFGDGLVEDAFGVSHMAANLPELLVTSSCSKNFGLYRERTGSAIVIGQNATHATNARGKLLQMARSTYTMPPAHGASIVKTILLDNDLRADWVSELEDMRLRLLSLREGLCRELAERSGSNEFEFIKQHKGMFSVLGYSAEQMIKLREQFAVYGVNDGRINIAGLREQDLPYVAQAIVDVK